A part of Halobacillus shinanisalinarum genomic DNA contains:
- the trpS gene encoding tryptophan--tRNA ligase, translating to MKTIFSGIQPSGTLTLGNYLGALKHFVDLQNDYNCYFCVVDEHAITVPQDRLQLRENIRSLAALYIASGIDVSKSTLFIQSEVPEHTQLGWMLQCVSYIGELERMTQFKDKSQGGKEGVTSGLLTYPPLMAADILLYKTDIVPVGEDQKQHLELTRNLAQRFNNKYNDIFTVPEVSIPKVGARIMSLQEPTNKMSKSDANQKAFISMLDDEKKILKKVKSAVTDSEGVVKYDKENKPGVANLLTIYSICSGISVEDLEEKYQNTGYGVFKEDVAQAVIATLKPIQERYDQLIQSDELDDMLDQGANHASFQANKMLKKAKKAMGLGRVRKK from the coding sequence ATGAAAACTATTTTTTCTGGTATTCAACCTAGTGGTACATTAACATTAGGGAATTATTTAGGGGCATTAAAGCATTTTGTTGACTTGCAAAATGACTATAACTGTTATTTCTGCGTGGTAGATGAACACGCCATCACCGTGCCCCAAGACCGTCTTCAACTTAGAGAAAACATTCGATCCCTAGCGGCCTTGTACATCGCTTCAGGGATTGATGTAAGCAAATCAACATTGTTCATTCAATCTGAGGTGCCCGAGCATACGCAATTAGGATGGATGTTGCAATGTGTCAGTTATATCGGGGAACTCGAGAGAATGACACAATTCAAGGATAAATCCCAGGGAGGTAAAGAAGGGGTGACCTCTGGGCTGTTAACCTATCCTCCTCTCATGGCTGCAGACATTCTTTTGTATAAAACGGATATTGTACCTGTAGGAGAAGATCAGAAACAGCATCTGGAATTGACTAGAAATTTAGCCCAGCGATTTAACAATAAATATAATGATATCTTTACTGTACCAGAAGTCAGCATACCTAAAGTCGGGGCACGAATTATGTCACTTCAGGAACCAACTAACAAAATGAGTAAATCGGATGCTAACCAAAAAGCATTCATCTCCATGCTTGATGATGAAAAGAAAATTTTGAAGAAAGTCAAAAGCGCTGTGACAGATTCTGAGGGTGTCGTTAAATACGATAAGGAAAATAAACCAGGAGTAGCCAACTTGCTCACTATCTATTCTATTTGCTCCGGTATTTCTGTTGAGGATTTAGAGGAAAAATACCAGAATACTGGATATGGAGTATTCAAAGAGGATGTGGCCCAAGCTGTTATTGCAACTTTAAAGCCCATTCAAGAGCGATATGATCAACTCATCCAATCAGATGAATTAGACGATATGTTGGATCAGGGAGCCAATCATGCGAGCTTCCAAGCAAATAAGATGTTGAAAAAAGCCAAGAAAGCTATGGGCTTAGGACGTGTTAGGAAAAAGTAA
- a CDS encoding DUF3899 domain-containing protein, translated as MAIVRSKWTIVVLNFFLCALLFVFWAPAHDLLNFINLLFYIAYVYLFIGLILWVVRGGFFDGITYSMRRFTNRMSKNKDYLDEWEDKPLPSEIVHRSWSRFFMFQGVILSIGLAALLAVYYN; from the coding sequence ATGGCCATTGTACGGAGCAAATGGACAATCGTTGTGTTGAATTTCTTCCTATGCGCACTGCTCTTTGTATTTTGGGCGCCAGCTCATGACCTCCTTAACTTCATCAATTTATTATTTTATATAGCTTACGTTTATTTATTTATCGGATTGATTTTATGGGTTGTTCGCGGTGGGTTCTTTGATGGAATCACTTACAGCATGAGAAGGTTCACAAACCGTATGTCAAAGAATAAGGACTACCTCGATGAATGGGAAGATAAACCTTTGCCATCTGAGATTGTGCATCGTTCATGGTCACGTTTCTTTATGTTTCAAGGGGTAATTTTGAGTATTGGGTTAGCCGCATTGCTTGCTGTATATTATAATTAA
- a CDS encoding peptide ABC transporter substrate-binding protein gives MKKTNWLLLVLALVFSMFLAACSGGGDSETGSDGGTDSGSEGEEAAGDSEQVLNLSDSAEIPTMDSSLATDAVAFQWLGSTKDGLYRLGENGEPEPGIAKSHEVSEDGLIWTFTLREDATWSNGDPVTANDFVFAWQRAVNPDTGSEYGPYMLGGVVKNASSIAAGDTPVEELGVKAVDDYTLEVTLEKPVPYFESMTTFGTFLPMNKKFVEEQGENYAMEADTMMANGPFKMTEWSHGEGWTLEKNEDYWDAENVKLNQINVSVVKETASDVNLYQTGEIDRVNLSAEFVDQYRSSEEYRVQEEPTLFYLKMNQENEILSNVNARKAIQMVIDRQSMVDVILNNGSIPAGGDIPKNFVKHPESGEDFREINGSLVETDVEKAQELWGKAKEELGIETAELGYLGGDTEVAQNLDAYIKDQLEQLEGLTVNVESVPFQIRIERDKNMDYELQNAGWGPDYIDPNTFLNMWVTDGGNNHTGYANEEYDALIEKANTELAMDPVPRFETFLEAEKMLIQEDAVLAPLYQRARARLWKPYVKNVFIQPMGPDFTYKYAYIEGK, from the coding sequence ATGAAAAAGACAAATTGGTTATTGCTAGTACTAGCACTAGTATTTAGCATGTTCCTCGCTGCTTGTTCAGGAGGCGGAGATTCAGAAACTGGATCTGATGGCGGTACTGACAGCGGTAGCGAAGGAGAAGAAGCTGCTGGGGACAGCGAGCAAGTACTTAACCTATCTGACTCAGCTGAAATTCCAACAATGGACTCATCACTAGCTACAGATGCGGTAGCATTCCAATGGTTAGGATCTACGAAAGACGGTCTTTACCGTCTTGGCGAAAACGGAGAGCCTGAGCCAGGAATCGCAAAGAGTCATGAAGTAAGTGAAGATGGTCTTATTTGGACATTCACACTACGTGAAGACGCCACTTGGTCTAACGGAGACCCTGTAACTGCAAATGATTTCGTGTTTGCATGGCAGCGTGCCGTTAACCCTGACACGGGTTCCGAATACGGTCCATACATGTTAGGCGGAGTTGTTAAAAATGCTTCATCGATCGCTGCAGGAGACACTCCAGTTGAAGAGCTAGGCGTTAAGGCTGTAGATGACTATACATTAGAAGTCACCTTAGAAAAACCTGTTCCTTACTTCGAATCAATGACAACATTTGGCACATTCCTACCAATGAATAAGAAGTTCGTAGAAGAACAAGGTGAGAATTATGCAATGGAAGCGGATACAATGATGGCAAACGGACCATTCAAAATGACTGAATGGAGTCATGGAGAAGGTTGGACTCTTGAGAAGAATGAAGATTACTGGGATGCAGAAAACGTTAAACTTAATCAAATCAACGTCAGTGTTGTTAAAGAAACAGCTTCTGATGTTAACCTGTATCAAACAGGAGAGATTGATCGTGTTAACTTATCAGCGGAATTCGTTGATCAGTATCGTTCGTCAGAAGAGTACCGTGTACAAGAAGAACCAACTTTGTTCTATCTTAAGATGAACCAGGAAAATGAAATCTTGTCTAATGTAAATGCACGTAAAGCGATTCAAATGGTTATTGATCGTCAATCCATGGTAGACGTGATTCTTAACAATGGTTCCATCCCTGCTGGCGGTGACATTCCTAAAAACTTTGTTAAGCACCCTGAAAGTGGGGAAGATTTCCGTGAAATTAACGGTTCACTAGTGGAAACAGACGTAGAAAAAGCACAAGAACTTTGGGGGAAAGCTAAGGAAGAGTTAGGCATTGAAACAGCAGAGCTTGGCTACCTTGGCGGTGATACTGAAGTGGCTCAAAACCTTGATGCTTATATCAAAGACCAACTTGAACAACTTGAGGGTCTAACAGTTAACGTCGAAAGTGTTCCATTCCAAATTCGTATCGAACGTGATAAGAATATGGACTATGAATTGCAAAATGCTGGCTGGGGTCCTGACTACATCGATCCGAACACATTCCTGAACATGTGGGTAACGGACGGTGGCAACAACCATACAGGCTACGCCAACGAAGAGTATGATGCTTTAATAGAGAAAGCGAACACTGAGCTTGCAATGGACCCTGTTCCTCGTTTTGAAACATTCCTTGAAGCTGAGAAAATGCTGATTCAAGAAGATGCAGTACTTGCACCTCTTTATCAGCGTGCAAGAGCACGACTTTGGAAACCTTACGTGAAGAACGTATTTATTCAGCCAATGGGTCCTGATTTCACTTACAAATATGCTTATATCGAAGGTAAATAA
- the opp3b gene encoding oligopeptide ABC transporter permease yields MARYILQRLVYMILTLFLIATLSFFLMKFLPGTPLSAADKLSEEQQQIVLEKYGLDDPVPVQYFNYMVGLAQGDMGISFQFDNREVTDILMTRIGPSMQLGFQAMFFGSILGVLLGLVSALYHNGPLDYGSTFTAILGQSIPSFVFAGILQYFVGVKLGWFPVALWGTWQHTVLPTVALAIFPMAIAARFMRTEMLEVMGSDYITTARAKGVNKFGVVFKHGVRNALIPLVTVLGPLAIGLITGTLVIENIFAVPGLGEQFVKSVNTNDFPIIMGTTLLISFLFVIIVLVVDLLYGVIDPRIRLSEGE; encoded by the coding sequence ATGGCACGTTATATACTTCAACGTTTGGTATATATGATATTAACATTGTTTTTGATCGCAACATTATCTTTCTTCTTAATGAAATTTCTACCTGGTACACCCCTAAGTGCTGCGGATAAGTTATCAGAAGAACAGCAGCAAATTGTTTTAGAAAAGTATGGGCTGGACGATCCGGTGCCTGTGCAATATTTCAATTATATGGTGGGCTTGGCACAAGGGGATATGGGGATTTCCTTCCAATTTGATAATCGTGAAGTGACAGATATTCTTATGACACGTATTGGGCCATCCATGCAATTAGGGTTCCAAGCGATGTTTTTCGGCTCTATTTTAGGTGTATTACTCGGGTTGGTCTCAGCTCTCTACCATAATGGTCCACTCGACTATGGCTCTACATTTACAGCCATACTTGGACAATCGATTCCCTCGTTTGTATTTGCAGGGATTCTTCAGTATTTTGTTGGCGTAAAACTAGGATGGTTTCCAGTTGCCCTGTGGGGAACGTGGCAGCATACGGTATTGCCGACAGTAGCTTTAGCTATCTTTCCAATGGCGATTGCGGCCCGTTTTATGCGAACAGAAATGCTTGAGGTTATGGGGTCAGACTATATTACAACAGCACGAGCTAAAGGTGTAAATAAATTTGGTGTTGTGTTTAAACATGGGGTGCGAAACGCCTTGATCCCACTTGTTACCGTTCTAGGACCACTAGCTATCGGTTTAATAACAGGGACGCTAGTAATTGAAAATATTTTTGCTGTACCAGGTCTTGGTGAACAGTTTGTTAAGTCAGTTAACACTAACGACTTCCCAATTATAATGGGTACAACGTTATTAATTTCATTCCTGTTTGTCATAATCGTCCTAGTCGTTGACCTGTTATATGGAGTCATTGATCCTAGAATCCGACTGTCAGAAGGAGAGTAG
- the opp3C gene encoding oligopeptide ABC transporter permease, whose translation MDNHKPNKDLFVPVDLKNNESEKITRPALSFWKDSFIRLRKNAGAMVGLVVLILLGLLAIFGPYLNDFGQYDQDLSVAKMPPKIDGLGWLGFDGTLSSVQSAETVEEAQEKALMRYSNQEEYIQTTIINDGSNGQPAEVEAEYDVYAAKDQQTNYWFGTDGLGRDLWSRTWHGTRVSLFIAFVATAIDMLIGVAYGGISAYYGGRVDNYMQRVIEILIGIPNLVIVILMILILDPGITSIIIALALTAWISMARIVRGQILKLKNQEFVLASRTLGAPDNRILRKHLIPNVLGLIVINTMFTIPSAIFFEAFLSFIGLGLPTPMASLGTLVNDGFASLQIYPHILVFPAVVISLIMIGFNVLADGLRDAFDPKMRE comes from the coding sequence ATGGATAATCACAAACCGAACAAGGATTTATTTGTACCTGTAGATTTAAAAAATAATGAGAGTGAAAAAATTACACGTCCGGCTTTATCCTTCTGGAAGGATTCATTTATCCGATTGCGTAAAAACGCAGGGGCAATGGTTGGACTCGTCGTATTAATATTATTAGGACTGTTGGCTATTTTTGGTCCGTATCTTAATGACTTTGGACAATATGATCAAGACTTATCCGTAGCAAAGATGCCGCCAAAGATTGATGGATTAGGATGGTTAGGTTTTGATGGGACCTTAAGTTCTGTCCAAAGTGCAGAAACTGTCGAAGAAGCACAAGAAAAGGCGCTAATGCGCTATAGTAATCAGGAAGAATATATTCAGACAACTATTATAAATGACGGGAGCAATGGACAGCCAGCTGAGGTTGAAGCTGAATATGATGTTTATGCAGCAAAAGATCAGCAAACAAATTATTGGTTTGGTACAGATGGACTTGGCCGTGACTTATGGTCAAGAACCTGGCATGGTACGAGGGTATCACTTTTTATTGCTTTTGTAGCCACAGCCATTGACATGTTGATTGGGGTTGCTTACGGTGGGATCTCTGCTTATTACGGCGGTCGCGTTGATAACTATATGCAGCGTGTAATCGAGATTCTAATTGGGATTCCCAACCTGGTCATTGTTATCTTGATGATCTTGATATTGGACCCTGGGATAACATCAATTATTATTGCCTTAGCCTTAACCGCGTGGATATCGATGGCCAGGATAGTCAGGGGGCAAATTCTTAAACTGAAGAACCAAGAATTTGTCCTAGCCTCAAGAACTTTAGGTGCGCCGGACAATCGTATCTTAAGAAAACATCTAATTCCGAACGTATTGGGATTAATCGTTATTAACACGATGTTTACCATACCAAGTGCAATCTTCTTTGAGGCCTTCTTGAGCTTCATTGGCCTTGGTCTCCCAACACCAATGGCTTCACTAGGTACACTAGTTAATGATGGGTTCGCATCCCTGCAAATCTATCCGCATATTCTAGTATTCCCGGCAGTCGTTATTTCATTAATTATGATTGGGTTTAATGTATTAGCTGACGGACTTCGAGATGCATTTGATCCGAAAATGCGCGAATAG
- a CDS encoding ABC transporter ATP-binding protein, whose protein sequence is MEKLLEVKNMHVSFDTYGGEVQAVRGVNFDLKRGETLAIVGESGSGKSVTTKALMKLIPMPPGRIKEGEILFEGRDLAKMSEKQMQKIRGKEISMIFQDPMTSLNPTMKVGSQIMEGLIKHQKMNKTQARKRVIELLELVGIPDPESRIKQYPHQFSGGMRQRVVVAIALACNPKLLIADEPTTALDVTIQAQILELMKDIQKKTDSATIFITHDLGVVANVADRVAVMYAGRIVEVGTVDDIFYNPKHPYTWGLLGSMPSLDSADEELYAIPGSPPDLLDPPKGDAFAPRNEYAMQIDLEQEPPMFKISDTHYAATWLLHENAPDVDPPESIKKRMEGMAQSSMSTEGDRV, encoded by the coding sequence ATGGAAAAATTATTAGAAGTGAAAAATATGCATGTATCCTTTGACACCTATGGTGGTGAAGTGCAAGCTGTACGTGGGGTTAATTTCGATTTAAAGAGAGGGGAAACTCTGGCGATTGTAGGAGAGTCGGGTTCTGGTAAATCTGTAACAACGAAAGCATTGATGAAGCTGATCCCTATGCCTCCTGGTCGAATTAAAGAAGGAGAAATCCTTTTTGAAGGACGCGATCTGGCAAAAATGTCCGAGAAACAAATGCAGAAGATCCGCGGAAAAGAAATCTCGATGATTTTTCAGGATCCAATGACTTCCCTTAACCCGACCATGAAAGTTGGGAGTCAAATTATGGAGGGGCTTATTAAGCACCAGAAGATGAATAAAACTCAGGCACGTAAGCGTGTCATCGAACTGCTTGAGCTTGTGGGGATTCCTGACCCTGAAAGTCGTATCAAACAATATCCCCACCAATTTTCAGGGGGCATGAGACAGCGTGTGGTTGTTGCCATAGCCTTAGCTTGTAATCCTAAGCTGCTTATTGCTGATGAACCGACGACTGCTCTCGATGTTACGATTCAAGCACAGATTTTAGAACTGATGAAGGATATTCAAAAGAAAACTGATTCTGCAACAATCTTTATTACCCATGATCTTGGAGTAGTAGCAAACGTCGCTGACCGTGTAGCGGTTATGTATGCCGGTCGCATTGTAGAAGTGGGAACGGTTGACGATATTTTCTACAACCCTAAACACCCATATACGTGGGGACTGCTCGGTTCCATGCCATCATTAGATAGCGCTGATGAAGAGCTTTATGCGATTCCAGGCTCTCCGCCGGATCTGCTTGACCCGCCTAAGGGGGATGCCTTTGCCCCTCGTAACGAGTATGCCATGCAAATTGACTTAGAGCAGGAGCCGCCAATGTTCAAAATATCTGATACTCACTATGCAGCAACATGGCTGCTGCATGAGAATGCACCAGATGTTGATCCCCCAGAATCAATTAAAAAACGTATGGAGGGTATGGCTCAATCGTCTATGTCTACGGAAGGTGATCGTGTATGA
- a CDS encoding ABC transporter ATP-binding protein encodes MSQEKLLEITNLKQHFKTGRHSVVKAVDGLTFDIYKGETFGLVGESGCGKSTTGRTIIRLYDATDGQVLFDGEDVHGKKSRDELKKFNREMQMIFQDPYASLNPRMKVEDIIAEGMDIHNLASDEKARKNRVHELLETVGLNKEHANRYPHEFSGGQRQRIGIARALAVDPSFIIADEPISALDVSIQAQVVNLLKQLQNEHGLTYLFIAHDLSMVKYISDRIGVMYFGKMVELASAEDLYKHPMHPYTQSLLSAIPLPDPEYERSRERFTYDPSDHDTSEEPEFREVRPGHWVLCTTREFDHYKKEHGTSVKS; translated from the coding sequence ATGAGTCAAGAGAAACTGTTAGAAATAACCAATTTAAAACAGCATTTTAAGACAGGTCGACATAGTGTAGTCAAAGCCGTCGATGGCTTGACATTCGATATCTATAAAGGGGAAACATTTGGACTTGTTGGGGAGTCCGGCTGTGGAAAGTCAACAACGGGACGTACGATTATCCGCCTTTATGATGCAACAGATGGCCAGGTATTGTTTGACGGTGAAGATGTTCACGGTAAAAAGTCACGGGATGAACTGAAGAAGTTCAACCGGGAAATGCAAATGATTTTCCAGGATCCTTATGCGTCTTTAAACCCTCGTATGAAGGTTGAGGATATAATAGCAGAGGGAATGGACATTCACAATCTTGCGAGTGACGAAAAAGCACGAAAAAACCGTGTTCATGAACTGTTAGAAACGGTTGGTCTAAATAAAGAGCACGCCAACCGTTACCCTCACGAATTTAGTGGTGGGCAACGGCAGCGTATCGGGATTGCTAGGGCACTGGCTGTAGATCCAAGTTTCATTATTGCTGATGAGCCAATCTCTGCATTGGATGTATCGATTCAAGCACAGGTGGTTAATTTACTGAAGCAGTTACAAAATGAGCATGGGTTAACGTATTTGTTTATTGCCCACGACCTTTCTATGGTCAAGTACATCAGTGATCGAATTGGTGTGATGTACTTTGGTAAAATGGTTGAGCTTGCAAGTGCTGAAGATCTTTACAAGCATCCGATGCACCCATATACACAGTCGTTACTATCGGCGATTCCATTACCAGATCCAGAATACGAACGTTCTCGTGAGCGTTTCACTTATGATCCAAGTGATCATGATACAAGTGAAGAACCAGAATTTAGAGAAGTCCGTCCAGGGCACTGGGTTCTATGTACAACGAGGGAATTTGATCATTACAAAAAAGAACATGGTACTAGTGTGAAGAGTTAG
- a CDS encoding putative glycoside hydrolase encodes MRKKQLVLFFSSLLLLVLVFSLHNASAAEEDSKEVQMLTGKQLALAPLESPESAARFVYDSGLDFTYPEAVRGIYVTGPSAGGSNMEELTNLVETTDLNSMVIDVKEDHGNITFAPPEDSPYKDIAEPFIDDPRAMLEELEKKGIYPIARVVVFKDSLLAKERPELSYTKNGEVWVNGKGEAFTNPFMKEVWEYNLGVAKKAAELGFQEIQFDYVRFPEGFGSRDDVLDYSQGDYADLELSDVDKRVKAVTDFVEFAEEELSGYDVDVSVDIFGYAATIEEAPNIGQNFSKISSHVDVISSMIYPSHWGPFFGMDVPDKHPYKTINEYAKVENTVLNKLEDPPTSRPWIQDFEAPWLYSGATKQYGKTEVEQQIKALQDNGINEYLIWNARNNYTANVDYTP; translated from the coding sequence ATGAGAAAAAAACAACTCGTACTTTTCTTTTCAAGTCTTCTTTTGCTAGTTTTGGTATTTTCTTTACATAATGCAAGTGCAGCAGAAGAGGATTCTAAAGAAGTACAAATGCTCACTGGAAAACAACTTGCACTGGCGCCGCTGGAATCTCCAGAGTCAGCTGCTCGCTTCGTTTATGACTCTGGTTTGGATTTTACATACCCTGAGGCCGTTCGGGGGATCTATGTGACAGGACCATCAGCTGGTGGTTCAAATATGGAAGAATTGACGAATTTAGTAGAAACAACAGATTTAAATTCGATGGTTATCGATGTGAAAGAAGATCACGGCAATATTACCTTTGCACCACCTGAGGATTCGCCCTATAAGGATATAGCTGAGCCATTCATTGACGACCCTAGAGCCATGCTTGAAGAGCTTGAAAAAAAAGGAATTTATCCGATCGCTAGAGTGGTCGTTTTCAAAGATTCATTGTTAGCTAAGGAACGACCTGAGCTTTCCTATACGAAGAATGGAGAGGTATGGGTGAATGGCAAAGGAGAGGCCTTCACAAATCCGTTTATGAAGGAAGTATGGGAGTATAACTTAGGAGTGGCTAAAAAGGCGGCAGAGCTTGGATTCCAGGAAATTCAGTTTGACTATGTTCGTTTTCCTGAAGGGTTCGGTTCGCGTGATGATGTTCTAGATTATAGCCAGGGTGATTATGCTGACTTAGAGTTGAGTGACGTAGATAAACGTGTTAAAGCTGTAACAGATTTTGTTGAGTTTGCTGAGGAAGAGCTAAGTGGATACGATGTTGATGTCTCTGTTGATATATTTGGCTATGCGGCTACAATTGAAGAGGCACCGAATATCGGGCAGAATTTTTCAAAAATTTCAAGTCATGTTGATGTCATTTCATCCATGATCTACCCAAGTCATTGGGGACCATTCTTTGGGATGGATGTGCCGGATAAGCATCCATACAAAACAATTAATGAATATGCCAAAGTTGAAAATACTGTGCTGAATAAATTAGAAGATCCTCCAACATCAAGACCATGGATACAGGACTTTGAGGCACCTTGGCTATATTCAGGAGCCACCAAGCAATATGGGAAAACTGAAGTGGAACAACAAATTAAGGCATTACAGGACAATGGTATAAATGAGTATTTAATTTGGAATGCTAGGAATAATTATACCGCAAATGTAGATTATACACCGTAG
- a CDS encoding GNAT family N-acetyltransferase codes for MDWYEKLNQYFPVEEMKSQEHMEALLKEKSDVYYKDEGEHHVLMYAEFHSFIFIDYVYVSSASRGQGLGHQIIEKMKAKGKPIILEVEPVDYDDTDSAKRLHFYQREGFTHAQSIGYTRRSLATNENNPMEILYWSPNDASEESIYEQMKRMYEEIHTYKDSEFYGRSYQPVDEVLTLDEDRESDDILKDLKK; via the coding sequence ATGGACTGGTATGAGAAGTTGAATCAATATTTCCCTGTAGAGGAAATGAAATCCCAAGAACATATGGAAGCGTTGTTAAAAGAGAAAAGCGATGTGTACTATAAGGATGAGGGTGAACATCATGTGTTAATGTACGCAGAGTTTCATTCGTTTATCTTTATTGATTACGTTTATGTATCATCTGCTTCTCGCGGACAAGGATTAGGTCATCAGATCATTGAAAAGATGAAAGCGAAAGGAAAACCGATTATTCTAGAAGTAGAACCGGTAGACTATGATGATACTGATTCGGCGAAAAGACTACACTTTTATCAACGAGAGGGCTTCACACATGCTCAATCCATTGGGTACACGAGAAGATCTCTAGCCACGAATGAAAACAATCCAATGGAAATCCTCTATTGGTCTCCAAATGATGCATCTGAAGAAAGTATTTACGAACAAATGAAGAGAATGTATGAAGAAATTCACACTTACAAAGATAGCGAATTTTATGGGAGGTCCTATCAGCCCGTTGATGAGGTATTAACACTAGATGAGGACCGTGAATCAGATGATATTCTAAAAGATTTAAAGAAATAA
- the spxA gene encoding transcriptional regulator SpxA produces the protein MVTLYTSPSCTSCRKAKAWLEEHNIAYTERNIFSEPLTIDEIKEILRMTEDGTEEIISTRSKVFQKLKVDFDQLPMQDLFDLIQENPGLLRRPIIIDDKRLQVGYNEDEIRRFLPRSVRTFQLREAQRLVN, from the coding sequence ATGGTAACACTTTATACCTCACCAAGTTGTACATCATGCCGAAAAGCAAAAGCGTGGCTTGAGGAGCATAATATTGCTTACACGGAGAGAAATATCTTTTCTGAGCCGTTAACAATTGATGAAATCAAAGAAATTCTCAGGATGACTGAGGATGGAACAGAAGAGATTATATCTACAAGATCTAAAGTATTCCAAAAATTAAAAGTTGATTTTGATCAATTACCTATGCAAGATTTATTCGATCTTATTCAAGAAAATCCCGGCTTATTACGCCGTCCGATTATTATTGACGATAAGCGTTTGCAGGTAGGCTACAATGAAGATGAAATCAGACGTTTCTTACCGAGAAGCGTACGTACTTTTCAGCTGAGAGAAGCACAACGTTTAGTTAATTAA
- a CDS encoding TerC family protein — protein MNWDLLEPIFIIISIDLILGGDNAVVIALASRNLPKHQRNKAIFLGTGLAIAARVLLTTVALFLLHIPFLRLIGGILLLYIAIKLLTDTDDSQNISGSDNLFTAVKTIVFADIVMGFDNVLAIAGASHGRIMLVIIGLLISVPIIIFGSRFILVLMDKFPILVYIGAGILAFTAGEMILEDQRIMLYVGANSIVHLLFPIITVILTIGLGYLLNKRSPATTE, from the coding sequence ATGAATTGGGACTTGCTTGAGCCGATTTTTATTATCATATCAATTGATCTTATTTTAGGTGGGGACAATGCCGTTGTTATAGCCTTAGCAAGTAGGAACCTCCCTAAACATCAAAGAAATAAAGCCATTTTTTTGGGGACGGGTTTAGCTATAGCTGCACGCGTTTTGTTAACAACCGTAGCCTTATTTTTACTGCACATCCCGTTTTTACGATTAATTGGTGGGATCCTTCTTTTATATATTGCGATTAAATTGCTGACTGATACGGATGATTCACAAAATATTAGTGGCAGTGATAATCTTTTCACAGCTGTTAAAACAATAGTTTTTGCTGATATCGTGATGGGGTTTGATAACGTGCTCGCCATTGCAGGGGCTTCCCATGGAAGAATTATGCTCGTTATTATCGGACTGCTTATTTCTGTACCGATTATCATTTTCGGAAGTCGTTTTATATTAGTTTTGATGGACAAGTTTCCGATCCTCGTTTACATAGGAGCTGGAATTCTTGCTTTTACTGCAGGGGAAATGATTCTTGAAGATCAACGAATCATGTTGTATGTAGGAGCCAATTCCATCGTTCATCTTTTATTCCCAATCATAACTGTTATCCTCACAATTGGCTTAGGATATTTGCTTAACAAAAGATCACCTGCCACTACAGAATAA